One Denticeps clupeoides chromosome 3, fDenClu1.1, whole genome shotgun sequence DNA window includes the following coding sequences:
- the depdc5 gene encoding GATOR complex protein DEPDC5 isoform X5, giving the protein MTITMRTNKTYKLVVHKKGFGGSDDELMMNPKVFPQVSLGDIVEIAHPNDEYSPLLLQVKSLKEDLQKETISVDQTVAQAFKLRAYQDVVITIVDPKDVTLDLVELTFKDQYIGRGDMWRLKKSLVSTCAYVTQKVEYAGIRAQASELWVKGEKVTCGYISEDTRVVFRSSSAMVYIFIQMSCEMWDFDIYGDLYFEKAVNGFLSDLFTKWKEKNCSHEVTVVLFSRTFYIAKTIDEFPEILRGSIRQDHEGRFYEDFYRVVAQNERRDEWTSLLITIKKLFIQYPVLVRLKGADGFPCGQNSTAAQGNYLEAINLSFNVFDKHYINRNFDRTGQMSVVITPGVGVFEVDRLLMILTKQRMIDNGIGVDLVCMGEQPLHAVPLFKLHNRTVPGDSRLGDDYNLPHWINHSFYTSKSQSSSTCFTPRIKLAGRKVHADKSKSSKEHSLGAPKDSENSLPIQVDYDAYDAQVFRLPGPSRASRSTNFRSGRERDSSGRKSWGSAEASGAVSGIGGASPPIRPDEQRSLASDDSLGRVSNILLIPRLPPAQYEVSSSLGYTSTRELLEKMLESQRDWSAPGRFTVGSAESTLYVRPGGYTPQRALINPFAPSRMPMKLTSNRRRWMHTFPVGNHV; this is encoded by the exons ATGACCATCACCATGAGAACAAACAAGACTTACAAGCTGGTggtgcataaaaagggctttgGTGGAAGCG ACGATGAGCTGATGATGAATCCCAAAGTGTTCCCCCAAGTCTCTTTAGGGGACATTGTAGAGATTGCACACCCCAATGATGAGTACAg TCCTCTTCTACTGCAAGTGAAAAGCCTGAAGGAAGACCTTCAAAAAG AGACCATCAGTGTGGACCAGACTGTGGCTCAGGCTTTCAAGCTTCGTGCATACCAGGATGTGGTCATCACCATCGTGGATCCTAAG GATGTCACCCTGGATCTGGTGGAGCTCACCTTCAAAGACCAGTACATTGGCCGAGGAGATATGTGGCGACTGAAAAAGAGTTTG GTGAGCACATGTGCCTATGTGACCCAGAAAGTGGAGTATGCTGGGATACG GGCCCAGGCCAGTGAATTGTGGGTAAAAGGTGAAAAGGTCACCTGTGGTTACATCAGTGAGGACACACGG GTGGTCTTTCGCTCTTCCTCAGCAATggtttacattttcattcagatGAGTTGTGAAATGTGGGACTTTGACATCTATG GTGACCTGTACTTTGAGAAGGCTGTCAATGGTTTTCTTTCTGACCTGTTCACAAAATGGAAG GAGAAGAACTGCAGCCATGAGGTCACTGTTGTTCTCTTCTCACGGACGTTCTACATTGCTAAAACAATTG ATGAGTTTCCAGAGATCCTGAGGGGTTCCATCAGGCAGGATCACGAGGGAAGGTTTTATGAAGATTTCTACAG GGTTGTGGCTCAAAATGAGCGCAGAGATGAATGGACTTCTCTGCTTATCACCATTAAGAAGCTTTTTATTCAGTACCCAGTGCTGGTGCGTCTCAAAGGAGCAG ATGGGTTCCCCTGTGGCCAGAACTCCACTGCTGCTCAGGGAAATTATCTGGAAGCAATCAACCTGTCCTTTAATG TTTTTGACAAGCACTATATCAACAGGAACTTTGACCGCACTGGGCAGATGTCTGTAGTCATCACACCAGGTGTGGGTGTGTTCGAGGTGGACCGACTACTCATGATCCTCACCAAGCAACGCATGATTGACAATG GAATCGGCGTGGACTTGGTGTGTATGGGAGAGCAGCCTCTCCATGCTGTGCCACTGTTTAAG CTACACAACCGCACTGTACCTGGAGACTCCAGGTTGGGTGATGATTACAACCTGCCTCATTGGATCAACCACAG cTTCTACACTTCTAAGAGCCAAAGCAGCAGCACCTGTTTCACCCCACGAATAAAGTTGGCAGGACGTAAG GTCCATGCTGATAAATCCAAGAGCAGCAAAGAACATT CTCTGGGTGCACCAAAGGACTCTGAGAACAGCCTGCCTATCCAGGTGGACTATGATGCCTATGACGCTCAGGTGTTTCGGTTGCCAGGGCCATCGCGAGCCTCACGAAGCACCAATTTTCG ATCGGGACGCGAGAGAGACTCCAGTGGCAGAAAGAGTTGGGGTTCGGCAGAGGCTAGTGGCGCAGTTTCAGGTATTGGAGGTGCTTCACCACCCATTCGGCCAGATGAACAACGTAGCCTGGCTTCTGATGACAGCTTGGGTCGCGTCTCCAATATTCTGCTCATCCCACGTCTGCCCCCCGCACAATATGAGGTCAGCAGCTCACTGGGCTACACCAGCACCAGAG AGCTCTTGGAGAAGATGCTGGAGTCTCAGAGGGACTGGAGCGCTCCGGGCCGCTTCACGGTTGGCAGTGCAGAGTCCACGCTGTATGTGCGTCCTGGCGGCTACACCCCACAGCGCGCCCTGATTAACCCTTTTGCACCATCACGCATGCCCATGAAGCTCACCTCCAACCGCCGCCGCTGGATGCACACTTTTCCTGTTG gtaaccatgttTAA